A region from the Terriglobia bacterium genome encodes:
- a CDS encoding MarR family transcriptional regulator: MPAPTPRRKGREQFPGPLGEELYLQLQRSAEALRQRLEAALKPAGLSPTQYNVLRILRGAGPGGLPCRRIAERMVTRDPDITRLLDRLEARGWVARTREKKDRRVITTRITEAGLRRLKTLDEPVAGMHRQQVGQVPERTLRALIGLLKQVRSPR, encoded by the coding sequence ATGCCGGCGCCGACACCGCGGAGAAAGGGACGGGAACAGTTCCCGGGGCCACTCGGGGAAGAGCTGTATCTCCAGCTCCAGCGGTCGGCCGAGGCGCTCCGGCAACGGCTGGAAGCGGCCTTGAAACCGGCCGGGCTGTCGCCGACCCAGTACAACGTGCTCAGAATCCTGCGGGGCGCCGGGCCGGGAGGCCTGCCCTGCCGCCGGATTGCGGAGCGCATGGTGACGCGCGACCCCGACATCACGAGGCTGCTCGACCGGCTGGAGGCCCGCGGGTGGGTCGCCCGGACCCGCGAAAAGAAGGATCGCCGGGTCATCACCACACGCATCACGGAGGCCGGCTTGAGGCGGCTGAAGACACTGGATGAGCCGGTGGCCGGCATGCACCGCCAGCAGGTCGGCCAGGTGCCGGAGCGGACCCTGCGGGCACTGATCGGGCTGCTGAAGCAGGTGCGGAGTCCGCGATGA
- a CDS encoding DUF3373 domain-containing protein: protein MRKLILIIAFIAILVSPLLIQAQTNDELKKQIEQLKQQLLALEEKVNAAQPAAAAAPVADIADLNDRLEKVESKTAGNNIKWGGDMRVRFDNLNWKINPYQQFTGTTSAPVAVPEQNLNNSGQYSLRLRLKMSADINENLKFMGRLSMYKLYGGSDVPLFNGLPGTVLNSFNSSRIPSNEVIRVERALLKWDIPNAPFTFSFGRMNSSDGPPLELREGTERQATPQAIMVNAEVDGMHIDYHLDKIGFPEGTNIGVCGGIGYESGFGGGGQVSENYTITPFGLGHINGMKDSRVVGFTYDMPLLFQTGKTVSSTRLLVGYNRFTNMTDIPYGALNNFPVPAAFAFPTTQYVTATNNLGNMDQLGATWMHTIGDNFTYFLSGGYIKSHPNGKVSQYGFGGLLGDPLHSRSGTGVYTGMKYSPAKNLSVGLEFNHGSPNWFTYTPTAGEPSDKLSARGNVWETYLHWTMVKNLVLKAGYIHYNYSTAFSGWHIAPGPLEFFSLDNPNVVNFYPFPKKVSNIYMMFETRF, encoded by the coding sequence ATGCGTAAATTAATCCTCATCATCGCTTTCATCGCCATCCTCGTTTCCCCTTTATTGATCCAGGCTCAGACCAACGACGAACTCAAGAAACAGATTGAACAGTTGAAGCAACAGCTCCTGGCCCTGGAAGAAAAGGTCAACGCGGCGCAGCCCGCCGCGGCCGCCGCCCCGGTCGCCGACATCGCCGACCTCAACGATCGCCTGGAAAAAGTGGAATCCAAAACCGCCGGAAACAACATCAAGTGGGGCGGCGACATGCGGGTGCGCTTTGACAATCTGAATTGGAAGATCAACCCCTACCAGCAGTTCACGGGAACCACCAGCGCCCCGGTCGCGGTCCCCGAGCAGAACCTCAATAATTCCGGGCAGTACTCCCTGCGGCTGCGCCTCAAGATGAGTGCCGACATCAATGAGAACCTCAAGTTCATGGGACGGCTGAGCATGTACAAACTCTACGGGGGATCCGACGTTCCTCTCTTCAACGGCCTCCCGGGCACGGTTCTAAATTCGTTCAATTCCAGCCGCATCCCCAGCAACGAAGTCATCCGTGTGGAGCGCGCACTGTTGAAATGGGACATCCCCAATGCGCCCTTCACCTTCTCCTTCGGCCGCATGAACAGCAGTGACGGCCCGCCCCTGGAGTTGCGTGAGGGCACCGAGCGTCAGGCCACCCCTCAGGCCATCATGGTGAACGCCGAAGTCGACGGCATGCATATCGACTACCATCTCGACAAGATCGGCTTTCCCGAGGGGACCAACATCGGCGTGTGCGGCGGCATCGGCTACGAATCCGGGTTCGGGGGCGGCGGCCAGGTCTCCGAAAATTACACCATCACCCCCTTCGGCCTCGGACACATCAATGGCATGAAGGACAGCCGCGTGGTGGGATTCACTTATGACATGCCCCTGCTTTTCCAGACCGGAAAAACGGTCAGCAGCACCCGGCTTCTGGTGGGCTACAACCGCTTCACCAACATGACCGACATCCCGTACGGCGCCTTGAACAACTTTCCCGTCCCCGCTGCCTTTGCGTTTCCCACTACGCAGTATGTGACCGCCACCAACAACCTGGGCAACATGGACCAGTTGGGAGCGACGTGGATGCACACCATTGGAGATAACTTCACGTACTTCCTCAGCGGAGGCTATATCAAGTCCCATCCAAATGGAAAAGTCAGCCAGTACGGCTTTGGCGGACTCCTGGGCGACCCGCTCCATTCCCGCAGTGGAACGGGGGTTTATACCGGGATGAAATACTCTCCGGCGAAGAATCTCTCGGTGGGACTGGAGTTTAACCATGGCTCGCCCAACTGGTTTACTTACACCCCGACGGCCGGCGAACCGAGCGACAAGCTGTCCGCCCGCGGCAACGTGTGGGAAACCTACCTGCACTGGACGATGGTCAAGAACCTTGTGCTCAAAGCCGGCTACATCCATTACAACTACTCCACCGCCTTCAGCGGCTGGCACATCGCCCCCGGGCCCCTGGAATTCTTCAGTCTCGACAATCCCAATGTTGTGAATTTCTATCCCTTCCCGAAGAAGGTCAGCAATATCTACATGATGTTCGAAACAAGGTTCTAG
- a CDS encoding cytochrome c: MRKGLKLLVALISLGLWMTLAFAVSSASSGSETKGRFFFRKTCKTCHTKGAAGSEITPLSKTQTQWKAYFTAAKHAKGKEQLIKLMSAEELVDVATYLQAHASDSPQPETCGK; encoded by the coding sequence ATGCGAAAAGGACTCAAACTGCTCGTCGCCCTCATCAGCCTCGGACTCTGGATGACCCTCGCCTTCGCCGTCTCGTCCGCCTCCTCCGGCAGCGAGACCAAAGGCCGCTTCTTCTTCAGAAAAACCTGCAAGACCTGCCATACCAAGGGAGCCGCGGGATCCGAGATCACGCCGCTCAGCAAGACCCAGACCCAGTGGAAAGCCTACTTCACCGCAGCCAAACATGCCAAGGGAAAAGAACAGCTCATTAAACTGATGAGCGCCGAGGAGCTCGTGGACGTCGCCACCTACTTGCAGGCGCACGCTTCGGACTCTCCTCAGCCTGAAACCTGCGGCAAATAG
- a CDS encoding pirin family protein — protein sequence MIVVRPGNERGHNNLGWLDTYHTFSFDTYFDPDHMGFRQLRVINEDRVEPGGGFGTHPHRDMEIITYILDGALEHRDSMGNGSVIRPGEVQRMSAGTGITHSEFNPSKSERVHLLQIWILPEKKGLTPSYEQREFKAEERRGRLRLIAAKSGRDGAVAIHQDVELYAGLFDAGERATFSIRPNRHAWVQVARGAMRLNQVALKAGDGAAVSNETQLKLTGTETAEVLVFDLA from the coding sequence ATGATTGTCGTAAGACCTGGAAATGAACGGGGGCATAACAATTTAGGGTGGCTTGACACCTATCACACTTTTTCGTTCGATACCTACTTCGACCCTGACCACATGGGCTTCCGGCAACTGCGGGTGATCAACGAAGATCGCGTCGAGCCCGGCGGCGGTTTTGGGACGCACCCTCACCGCGACATGGAAATCATAACGTATATTCTGGACGGGGCCCTCGAACACCGTGACAGCATGGGCAACGGATCAGTGATCCGGCCGGGCGAAGTCCAGCGGATGAGCGCCGGCACCGGCATCACGCACAGCGAATTCAATCCGTCCAAATCGGAACGGGTGCACCTGCTGCAGATCTGGATACTGCCGGAGAAAAAGGGGCTGACCCCGAGTTATGAACAGCGTGAATTTAAGGCGGAGGAAAGGCGCGGCCGGTTGCGTCTGATTGCCGCAAAAAGCGGCCGCGACGGCGCGGTTGCGATCCACCAGGATGTTGAACTGTACGCCGGGTTGTTCGATGCAGGAGAACGGGCGACCTTTTCGATTCGGCCCAATCGACATGCCTGGGTGCAGGTGGCCCGCGGCGCCATGAGGCTGAATCAAGTTGCCCTGAAAGCCGGAGATGGCGCCGCAGTCAGCAACGAAACGCAGTTGAAGTTGACGGGGACGGAGACTGCTGAAGTGCTGGTTTTCGATTTGGCGTGA
- a CDS encoding metalloregulator ArsR/SmtB family transcription factor, with protein MLTDEALEMVAARFRCLAEPMRLKILRALQERELTVGQLVRQLEANQANISKHLKVLMEAGVVARRSQGTSAHFSISDPMILTLCHTICNGLAEKLKTQAKGFGLTLAKRRAAR; from the coding sequence ATGCTCACGGACGAGGCGCTGGAAATGGTGGCGGCGCGGTTCCGCTGCCTGGCGGAGCCGATGCGCCTGAAGATCCTGCGCGCGCTGCAGGAGCGGGAGCTGACCGTGGGTCAGCTGGTGCGGCAGCTCGAAGCCAACCAGGCCAATATCAGCAAGCACCTCAAGGTGCTGATGGAGGCGGGGGTGGTCGCGCGGCGGTCGCAGGGGACATCGGCGCACTTTTCGATTTCCGATCCGATGATCCTCACGCTGTGCCACACCATCTGCAACGGGCTGGCGGAGAAATTGAAGACCCAGGCGAAAGGCTTCGGCCTCACCCTCGCGAAGCGACGGGCCGCCCGATGA
- a CDS encoding NAD(P)-dependent oxidoreductase, producing the protein MKEIIGFIGLGNMGSFMAGNLAEAGYAVRIWNRTREKADPLIARGAQWRARPSEVAEPGSIAITMLSDDEVVEEIAGEGSEMAARLGKGGIHLSMSTISPATSRKLSEHHQGQGASYVAAPVFGRPEAAAARKLWICVSGPAAAKGRVQPVLKALGQGVFDFGEDPGAANVVKLAGNFLIASAMEAMAEAFALAQKNGIDRATVADLFGQTLFACPVYQNYGKAIAQERYTPAGFRMPLGLKDIDLVLQTAASSRVPMPLASLLHDRYITALAKGRESMDWSALALGASEDAGLK; encoded by the coding sequence ATGAAGGAAATCATTGGTTTCATCGGTCTTGGGAATATGGGGTCGTTCATGGCGGGCAACCTGGCGGAGGCCGGTTACGCGGTCCGCATTTGGAATCGGACCCGCGAGAAGGCGGACCCGCTGATTGCCCGCGGCGCCCAGTGGAGGGCCCGGCCGTCGGAGGTGGCGGAGCCCGGCTCCATTGCCATCACCATGCTTTCCGACGATGAGGTGGTCGAGGAGATTGCAGGCGAAGGAAGTGAGATGGCGGCGCGCCTTGGGAAGGGAGGGATTCACCTATCGATGAGCACGATTTCGCCCGCGACCTCCCGAAAATTGTCGGAGCATCATCAAGGCCAAGGCGCGAGCTATGTCGCCGCCCCGGTCTTCGGAAGACCCGAAGCGGCGGCGGCGCGCAAGCTGTGGATTTGTGTGTCCGGTCCGGCGGCCGCCAAAGGACGTGTCCAACCGGTCCTCAAGGCCCTGGGTCAGGGCGTTTTTGACTTTGGGGAGGATCCGGGGGCCGCCAACGTGGTGAAGCTCGCGGGCAACTTTCTGATCGCCTCGGCCATGGAGGCGATGGCGGAGGCCTTTGCACTGGCCCAAAAGAACGGGATCGACCGTGCCACCGTTGCCGATCTGTTCGGACAAACCTTGTTTGCATGTCCGGTCTATCAGAACTATGGGAAGGCCATTGCCCAGGAGCGTTACACGCCCGCGGGATTCCGGATGCCGCTGGGGCTCAAAGATATCGACCTGGTGCTTCAGACCGCTGCGTCGTCGCGCGTCCCCATGCCGCTGGCCAGCCTGCTGCACGACCGGTATATCACGGCGCTCGCCAAGGGCCGTGAATCAATGGACTGGTCGGCGCTGGCTCTGGGAGCTTCAGAAGATGCCGGATTGAAGTAG
- a CDS encoding molybdopterin-dependent oxidoreductase: MGKNQLDRRSFFRMTTGGALGAALATQAGCLKPFIKETAPVPQRLEVPTTCELCPNKCSVIAVVHEGVIQKLNPNPENPKSRGMLCARGNAGIQQVYDPARIKRPLIRAGERGEGKWRPASWEEAFDFAAGKLSAIKEKYGPQGTLWSSTESFQEIFFKNLGLAFGSPNIVRHPTLCLASVNLAYSATFGTVPSFDLLNCNYVIMSGANRFEAFITPDTMDLIDATMNRKARLICLDPRFTVTAAKADAWFPIKPGTDMAFILAMLNVIVGENRYDKEFVNSYCTGFDKLIEHVKPYTPEWAEKETEIPAKEILRIAREFSDAAPRAVYYAGRRSSWYQNDFQMRRAQAILNAVVGNWDRQGGMVPNNKIELGEYLFLPWDDPKAPRIDELDKNFPLAAKGDGAYLKLRENVLAASPYPVKGWMIHKQDPMNALPDQARTLRMIEQMEFVGVVDIQMSDTAWYADVIFPESTYLERLDPVEVLSGIWPVVVLRQPVIKPLHDTRTTLEIVQGLAKRLKLSDYFDYTIEQWIDAQVKELPFQMPLEYLKKHGVWAAPDVPKYGTTLSPDHRFVTKSGKIEIYSERLQESGYDPLPVYQSPTEPPAGKFRLVLGRKAFFTHANNTNNPWLNEFSPENDLWIHPTSAEAIGVKEGDRVEVASAVGTVRIKTRVTEEIRPDCVFMLHGFGKRTKWQRLACEVGASDAQLLETAWDKVSGNAALHETFVKVRKV; this comes from the coding sequence ATGGGAAAGAATCAGCTTGACCGGCGGAGTTTCTTCCGGATGACCACGGGAGGCGCGCTCGGGGCGGCCCTGGCCACTCAGGCGGGGTGCTTGAAGCCGTTCATCAAGGAGACCGCACCCGTCCCCCAGCGCCTCGAAGTCCCCACGACCTGCGAACTCTGTCCGAATAAGTGCTCTGTCATCGCCGTCGTCCATGAAGGGGTCATTCAGAAACTGAATCCGAACCCCGAGAATCCCAAGTCCCGCGGCATGCTCTGCGCGCGGGGAAATGCGGGCATTCAACAGGTGTACGATCCGGCCCGCATCAAGCGCCCGCTGATTCGCGCCGGCGAGCGGGGGGAAGGCAAATGGCGGCCAGCCAGCTGGGAGGAAGCCTTTGACTTCGCGGCGGGAAAGCTTTCGGCGATCAAAGAAAAATACGGTCCCCAGGGAACGCTGTGGTCCTCGACGGAAAGCTTTCAGGAAATCTTCTTCAAGAACCTGGGACTGGCCTTCGGCTCTCCCAATATCGTCCGGCATCCCACCTTGTGTCTGGCCTCGGTGAACCTGGCCTACTCCGCCACCTTCGGAACGGTTCCCTCCTTCGATCTCCTCAACTGCAATTACGTCATCATGTCCGGCGCCAACCGCTTCGAGGCCTTCATCACACCGGACACGATGGACCTGATCGACGCCACCATGAACCGGAAGGCCCGCCTGATTTGTCTGGACCCGCGCTTCACGGTGACGGCGGCCAAGGCGGACGCCTGGTTTCCCATCAAGCCGGGAACCGACATGGCCTTCATCCTTGCCATGCTGAATGTGATTGTCGGCGAAAATCGCTACGACAAGGAATTCGTCAATTCCTATTGTACCGGTTTCGACAAACTCATCGAACACGTCAAACCCTACACGCCGGAGTGGGCCGAAAAAGAGACCGAGATCCCCGCGAAAGAAATTCTCCGGATCGCGCGCGAGTTTTCTGACGCCGCCCCGCGGGCGGTCTACTACGCCGGGAGAAGGTCCTCCTGGTATCAGAACGATTTCCAGATGCGCCGCGCCCAGGCCATCCTCAATGCCGTGGTCGGCAACTGGGACCGGCAGGGCGGCATGGTACCGAATAACAAGATTGAACTGGGGGAATATCTCTTCCTGCCCTGGGACGATCCCAAGGCGCCCCGCATCGACGAGCTCGATAAGAACTTCCCTCTCGCCGCCAAAGGAGATGGGGCGTACCTCAAACTGCGCGAGAACGTGCTGGCGGCTTCCCCCTATCCGGTCAAAGGGTGGATGATCCACAAGCAGGATCCCATGAACGCCCTGCCCGACCAGGCGCGGACCCTCCGCATGATCGAGCAAATGGAATTTGTCGGGGTGGTCGACATTCAAATGAGCGACACGGCATGGTATGCCGATGTGATTTTTCCGGAATCGACCTACCTGGAACGCCTCGATCCGGTGGAGGTGCTGTCCGGGATCTGGCCCGTGGTCGTCCTGCGACAACCTGTGATCAAACCGCTCCACGACACCCGGACCACGCTCGAGATCGTTCAGGGCCTGGCCAAGCGGCTGAAGCTCTCGGATTACTTCGACTACACCATCGAGCAGTGGATCGACGCCCAGGTCAAGGAGCTCCCGTTCCAAATGCCCCTGGAATACTTGAAGAAGCACGGAGTCTGGGCGGCGCCCGATGTCCCGAAATACGGAACCACCCTCAGTCCGGACCACCGGTTTGTCACCAAGTCCGGCAAGATTGAAATCTACTCCGAGCGGCTGCAGGAGTCAGGCTATGATCCCCTGCCGGTCTATCAATCCCCGACGGAACCTCCTGCCGGAAAGTTTCGCCTGGTCCTGGGCCGGAAGGCCTTCTTCACGCACGCCAACAACACGAACAACCCCTGGTTAAATGAATTCTCCCCCGAAAACGACCTCTGGATCCACCCGACCTCCGCAGAAGCCATTGGAGTGAAGGAGGGCGACCGGGTCGAGGTTG